One Serpentinicella alkaliphila DNA segment encodes these proteins:
- a CDS encoding transposase, with the protein MSKQYTKEFKEDAARYYLEHKDLGLMVCAKNLGVSRTALSAWVKESKSNNGEVPTRGSGNYQSDEAKENARLRKELRDAQDALEILKKAISILGN; encoded by the coding sequence ATGAGTAAACAGTATACAAAAGAATTTAAAGAGGATGCAGCTAGGTACTATTTAGAGCATAAAGACTTAGGATTAATGGTTTGTGCAAAGAATTTGGGGGTAAGTAGAACAGCATTATCAGCTTGGGTAAAAGAATCAAAGTCAAATAATGGTGAGGTGCCTACGAGAGGATCTGGTAATTACCAAAGTGATGAAGCTAAAGAAAATGCAAGACTACGTAAAGAGTTAAGAGATGCGCAGGATGCATTAGAAATACTAAAAAAGGCAATCAGCATTCTGGGAAACTAA
- a CDS encoding IS3 family transposase, translating into METSQKEDELNGEGKRRLNVSGVLKILGVSRSGYNSFKKRIPSDMNKRKEYIKVQIKQIHDESYQNYGAPKITQLLQQNGETISEKTVGNYMREMGIKAQYVKPYTITTIDSNFSEELTNILNKEFNPSEPNAVWYSDITYIWTYEGFVYLTSIMDLYSRKIISWVLSTTLEAKWVIEAINKAKASRNISKPLVMHSDRGVQYTCTAYQKSTEKFINSYSRKANPWDNACIESFHALIKREWINKFKILDYNHAYRLVFNYIEAFYNTVRIHSHCGYLSPNQYEAEYNKELSKLYQEAS; encoded by the coding sequence ATAGAAACATCCCAAAAGGAAGATGAATTAAATGGAGAGGGAAAACGCCGGCTTAATGTTAGCGGAGTGCTTAAAATACTAGGCGTTTCTAGGAGTGGTTATAATTCTTTTAAGAAAAGGATTCCTTCAGATATGAATAAGAGAAAAGAATATATAAAGGTTCAAATTAAGCAAATACATGATGAGTCTTATCAGAACTATGGAGCTCCTAAAATAACACAGCTTTTACAACAAAATGGAGAAACCATATCAGAAAAAACAGTAGGTAACTATATGAGAGAAATGGGAATAAAAGCCCAATATGTAAAGCCATATACGATTACAACAATAGATTCGAATTTTAGTGAGGAACTTACTAATATATTGAATAAGGAATTTAACCCATCCGAACCAAACGCAGTATGGTATTCTGATATTACATATATTTGGACCTATGAAGGGTTTGTATATTTAACTAGTATAATGGACCTGTATTCAAGAAAAATAATATCTTGGGTGCTTAGTACTACCCTAGAAGCAAAATGGGTAATAGAAGCAATTAATAAAGCCAAGGCATCACGGAATATAAGTAAACCATTAGTTATGCATTCAGATCGCGGGGTGCAATATACATGTACAGCATATCAAAAATCTACAGAAAAATTTATAAATAGTTATTCTAGGAAAGCTAATCCATGGGATAATGCATGTATAGAATCATTCCATGCATTAATTAAAAGAGAGTGGATAAATAAATTCAAGATATTAGATTATAATCATGCATATCGATTGGTTTTTAACTATATAGAAGCATTTTATAATACAGTAAGAATACATAGCCATTGTGGATATTTATCTCCAAATCAGTATGAAGCTGAATATAACAAGGAGCTAAGCAAATTATACCAAGAAGCGAGTTGA